A DNA window from Halorubrum sp. DM2 contains the following coding sequences:
- a CDS encoding isopentenyl phosphate kinase — protein sequence MTGGETVPEDDAPPVVLKLGGSLITEKDRPETLDEAALDAACDAVADALASGAVDRLVVVHGGGSFGHHHASEHGVSTADGTRDAEAVAAVHGAMKRLNAHVTERLRERGVPAVPVHPLSLAARVDGADGELDLPLGSTATLLGEGFVPVLHGDGVATAGDGVTVVSGDELVVELAAGLGARRVGVCSTVPGVLGPEGNVIREIDEFAAVADALGASDATDVSGGMAAKVRELLALDPPAYVFGGDGLVPFLRGEDAGTRID from the coding sequence GTGACGGGGGGCGAGACGGTCCCCGAGGACGACGCGCCCCCCGTCGTCCTCAAGCTCGGCGGGAGCCTGATCACCGAGAAGGACCGGCCGGAGACGCTGGACGAGGCGGCGCTCGACGCCGCCTGCGACGCCGTCGCCGACGCGCTCGCGTCCGGCGCTGTCGACCGGCTCGTCGTCGTCCACGGCGGCGGGAGCTTCGGCCACCACCACGCCAGCGAGCACGGCGTGTCGACGGCCGACGGGACCCGCGACGCGGAGGCGGTGGCCGCGGTCCACGGCGCGATGAAGCGGCTGAACGCGCACGTGACGGAACGGCTCCGCGAGCGGGGCGTCCCCGCGGTCCCCGTTCACCCGCTGTCGCTCGCGGCGCGGGTCGACGGCGCGGACGGCGAACTCGACCTCCCGCTCGGCTCGACGGCGACGCTGCTCGGCGAGGGGTTCGTCCCCGTCCTCCACGGCGACGGCGTCGCGACCGCCGGCGACGGGGTCACGGTCGTCTCGGGCGACGAACTCGTGGTCGAACTCGCGGCCGGCCTCGGCGCGCGCCGCGTCGGGGTCTGTTCGACGGTCCCCGGCGTCCTCGGTCCCGAAGGGAACGTGATCCGCGAGATCGACGAGTTCGCGGCGGTCGCGGACGCGCTCGGCGCGAGCGACGCGACGGACGTCTCGGGCGGGATGGCCGCGAAGGTGCGGGAGCTGCTCGCGCTCGACCCGCCGGCGTACGTGTTCGGCGGCGACGGGCTGGTCCCGTTCCTGCGCGGCGAGGACGCCGGGACCCGGATCGACTGA
- the mvk gene encoding mevalonate kinase encodes MTVCEAPGKVYLFGEHAVVYGEPAVPAAIERRATVTAEPRADDHVRVEAEDLSLDGFTVEYSGGTEDRPDVDVPTPLVEAAMGYVDAAVEQARDAADAPEAGFDITVKSDIPLGAGLGSSAAVVVAGIDAATRALGEPLDRRELADRAYRAEYDVQDGQASRADTFCSTMGGAVRVEGDDCEPIDAPNLPFVVGFDGGAGDTGELVAGVRELRAEHGFAADTVESIGDLVRTGEALLAEAAGDAEPEPTLLAELGELMDFNHGLLAALGVSARSLDAMVWAARDAGAHGAKLTGAGGGGCIVALDGSDATETALSFTQGCEEAFRAELATEGVRVVEP; translated from the coding sequence ATGACCGTTTGCGAAGCGCCGGGGAAGGTGTACCTCTTCGGCGAACACGCCGTCGTCTACGGCGAGCCGGCCGTGCCGGCGGCCATCGAGCGGCGCGCCACGGTGACCGCCGAGCCGCGCGCGGACGACCACGTGCGCGTCGAGGCCGAGGACCTCTCCTTAGACGGGTTCACGGTGGAGTACTCCGGCGGCACCGAGGACCGGCCGGACGTCGACGTGCCGACCCCGCTCGTCGAGGCGGCGATGGGCTACGTCGACGCCGCGGTCGAGCAGGCGCGCGACGCGGCCGACGCCCCCGAGGCGGGGTTCGACATCACCGTCAAGAGCGACATCCCGCTCGGCGCGGGGTTGGGCTCGTCGGCGGCCGTGGTCGTGGCCGGCATCGACGCAGCGACCCGGGCGCTCGGCGAGCCGCTCGACCGCCGCGAGCTCGCCGACCGCGCGTATCGGGCCGAGTACGACGTACAGGACGGACAGGCCTCGCGCGCCGACACGTTCTGCTCGACGATGGGCGGCGCAGTCCGGGTCGAGGGCGACGACTGCGAGCCGATTGACGCCCCGAACCTGCCGTTCGTCGTCGGCTTCGACGGCGGCGCGGGCGACACCGGCGAACTGGTCGCCGGCGTCCGCGAGCTGCGGGCGGAACACGGGTTCGCCGCGGACACGGTGGAGTCGATCGGTGACCTCGTCCGGACTGGCGAGGCGCTGCTCGCCGAGGCCGCGGGCGACGCGGAGCCGGAGCCGACGCTGCTCGCGGAGCTGGGTGAGCTGATGGACTTCAACCACGGGCTGCTCGCGGCGCTCGGCGTCTCCGCCCGCTCGCTCGACGCGATGGTCTGGGCCGCGCGAGACGCGGGAGCGCACGGCGCGAAGCTCACCGGCGCGGGCGGGGGGGGCTGTATCGTCGCGCTCGACGGGAGCGACGCGACCGAGACCGCCCTCTCCTTTACGCAGGGCTGCGAGGAGGCGTTCCGCGCCGAGCTGGCGACGGAGGGCGTCCGGGTGGTGGAGCCGTGA
- a CDS encoding Mrp/NBP35 family ATP-binding protein, with product MNESDVRERLAEVRDPDLGGDIVSLGLVNDVEVDEAGGTVSVSLALGAPFSPTESAIADDVRAALADTGLDVELSASIPDDLSTDEQVLPGVQNVIAVASGKGGVGKSTVAVNLAAGLSELGARVGLFDADVYGPNVPRMVSAEQRPETDGETIVPPERFGVKLMSMDFLTGEDDPVIWRGPMVHKIITQLVEDVEWGELDYLVMDLPPGTGDTQLTILQTLPLTGAVIVTTPQDVALDDATKGLRMFGKHDTNVLGIAENMAGFRCPDCGGFHEIFGSGGGKALAQEHDLPFLGGIPLDPSVRTGGDDGEPVVLEEGETADAFKVIVENVANNAGVVRRRGASEGR from the coding sequence ATGAACGAATCGGACGTGCGGGAGCGGCTCGCGGAGGTGCGAGACCCCGACCTTGGCGGCGATATCGTCTCGCTCGGGCTGGTGAACGACGTCGAGGTCGACGAGGCGGGCGGGACGGTCAGCGTGTCGCTCGCGCTCGGCGCGCCCTTCTCGCCGACCGAGTCGGCCATCGCCGACGACGTGCGGGCGGCGCTCGCGGACACCGGGCTCGACGTGGAGCTGTCGGCGTCGATCCCCGACGACCTCTCGACGGACGAGCAGGTCCTCCCGGGCGTACAGAACGTGATCGCGGTCGCCTCCGGGAAGGGCGGCGTCGGGAAGTCGACCGTCGCGGTGAACCTCGCGGCCGGGCTCTCCGAGCTCGGCGCGCGGGTCGGCCTGTTCGACGCGGACGTGTACGGCCCGAACGTGCCGCGGATGGTGTCGGCCGAGCAGCGCCCGGAGACCGACGGCGAGACCATCGTTCCTCCCGAGCGGTTCGGCGTGAAGCTGATGAGCATGGACTTCCTCACCGGCGAGGACGACCCCGTCATCTGGCGCGGGCCGATGGTCCACAAGATCATCACCCAGCTCGTCGAGGACGTCGAGTGGGGCGAACTGGACTACCTCGTGATGGACCTCCCGCCCGGGACCGGCGACACCCAGCTCACGATCCTCCAGACGCTCCCGCTGACCGGGGCCGTGATCGTCACGACCCCGCAGGACGTCGCGCTCGACGACGCGACGAAGGGGCTCCGCATGTTCGGCAAACACGACACGAACGTCCTCGGTATCGCGGAGAACATGGCCGGCTTCCGGTGTCCCGACTGCGGCGGGTTCCACGAGATATTCGGCTCCGGCGGCGGGAAGGCGCTCGCGCAGGAACACGACCTCCCGTTCCTTGGTGGGATCCCGCTGGACCCCTCCGTGCGCACCGGCGGCGACGACGGCGAACCCGTCGTCTTGGAGGAGGGCGAGACCGCGGACGCGTTCAAGGTGATAGTGGAGAACGTCGCGAACAACGCCGGCGTCGTCCGGCGTCGCGGGGCGAGCGAGGGACGATGA
- a CDS encoding mechanosensitive ion channel domain-containing protein — protein MTALPSLLTRSFTNFVEGLAVAIPRLLSGLVFLALAYVTVRIVLAVVRSSITRVYVGDRELVGDLIVTLVAIFLWFGVALTFLKVLGMGDIAASLGTAVGFIALGVSYALSEMIEDTVAGVYLLRDPDFNVGYRVEAKGVTGTVAAIELRKTRIDADNGDRVVLANREIEPRWTHDVPEEPAEGAAGASPDGDAANS, from the coding sequence ATGACTGCGCTCCCGTCGCTTCTGACCCGCTCGTTCACGAACTTCGTCGAGGGGCTGGCGGTCGCCATCCCGCGACTGCTCTCGGGACTGGTGTTCCTCGCGCTGGCGTACGTGACGGTCAGGATCGTCCTCGCGGTCGTCCGGTCGTCGATCACCCGGGTGTACGTGGGGGACCGCGAGCTGGTCGGGGACCTCATCGTCACGCTCGTCGCCATCTTCCTGTGGTTCGGCGTCGCGCTCACGTTCCTGAAGGTCCTCGGGATGGGCGACATCGCGGCGAGCCTCGGCACCGCCGTCGGCTTCATCGCCTTGGGCGTCTCCTACGCGCTCTCCGAGATGATCGAGGACACCGTGGCCGGCGTCTACCTCCTGCGCGACCCCGACTTCAACGTCGGCTACCGCGTCGAGGCGAAGGGCGTGACCGGAACCGTCGCCGCCATCGAACTCCGAAAGACGCGGATCGACGCCGACAACGGCGACCGCGTCGTCTTGGCGAACCGCGAGATAGAGCCGCGGTGGACCCACGACGTGCCGGAGGAGCCGGCGGAGGGTGCGGCGGGCGCGTCACCCGACGGCGACGCGGCCAACAGCTAA
- a CDS encoding aldehyde ferredoxin oxidoreductase C-terminal domain-containing protein has translation MSRTRDRVLRVDLSTGETARERVPNGWRRDYLGGKGLGARYLYEELSPGTEPTGPANRLGFFVGPLAGYLPAETRYATVTKSPLTGGFLDSYAGGPFADRLAGSLDDCLGLLVTGAADRPVRIEIAGGRARVEPSDAWGTDVVETAARFPDAAVACVGPAGEREAAYATIASDGGAHHAGRGGAGAVMGAKGLKAVVARDSPPAVPSDLAALRERDAAAYGRDATGEWRAAGGTVETVDYANEVGILAAEGWTETGFDGADDIGVEAALDRAAGREGVGDDRGGDYGDGRDDDRADAADGGPTVPGDFRIDTPDGEVVPRGAAPMTLGAGLGIDDFDRVVDLCGRCDRLGLDVIGAGNAVAWAIRAGEAGVVDCPVSFGDADGAARLLEAIANREPPPDLDVDPDLPDALADGIDAAAARFGGEALVPTLKSMALPGFDPRAAVSVALAYATSDRGACHRRARPQDREPLAGPDRSTTDRVRDVVGEQNARSVLWSLVVDDFVGEAAWSDLGAEWLAAVDHPAVADGERADRDGPGDPVSALATTGERIWTLTRLFNAREGFDRADDALPEPLRSDADDGTPGVDAEAFDRLLDRYYAARGWGDRGHPTPRTVERLGLAGVVDDATPLDERALDPAAAAESDD, from the coding sequence ATGAGTCGCACCCGCGACCGAGTCCTCCGGGTCGACCTCTCGACCGGCGAGACCGCGCGCGAGCGCGTCCCGAACGGGTGGCGACGCGACTACCTCGGCGGAAAGGGGCTCGGCGCGCGCTACCTCTACGAGGAGCTGTCCCCGGGGACGGAGCCGACGGGACCGGCGAACCGCCTCGGCTTTTTCGTCGGCCCGCTCGCGGGGTACCTCCCGGCCGAGACGCGGTACGCCACGGTGACGAAATCCCCGCTCACCGGGGGGTTCCTCGACTCGTACGCCGGCGGCCCGTTCGCCGACCGGCTCGCGGGGTCGCTCGACGACTGCCTCGGCCTGCTCGTGACCGGCGCTGCCGACCGCCCGGTCCGGATCGAGATAGCGGGCGGTCGCGCCCGGGTCGAGCCGAGCGACGCGTGGGGAACCGACGTCGTCGAGACAGCGGCGCGGTTCCCGGACGCCGCGGTCGCCTGCGTCGGCCCGGCCGGGGAGCGCGAGGCGGCGTACGCGACGATCGCGAGCGACGGCGGTGCCCACCACGCCGGCCGCGGTGGGGCCGGGGCCGTGATGGGCGCGAAGGGGCTGAAGGCGGTCGTCGCCCGCGACTCCCCGCCGGCGGTCCCGAGCGACCTCGCGGCGCTCCGCGAGCGCGACGCCGCGGCCTACGGCCGGGACGCGACCGGCGAGTGGCGGGCGGCCGGCGGGACCGTCGAGACGGTCGACTACGCGAACGAGGTCGGGATCCTCGCGGCGGAGGGGTGGACGGAGACGGGGTTCGACGGTGCCGACGACATCGGCGTCGAGGCCGCGTTGGACCGCGCCGCGGGGCGCGAGGGCGTCGGCGACGACCGGGGCGGCGACTACGGCGACGGCCGCGACGACGACCGCGCGGACGCCGCGGACGGCGGTCCGACCGTCCCCGGCGACTTCCGGATCGACACGCCCGACGGCGAGGTAGTCCCGCGCGGCGCGGCTCCGATGACGCTCGGAGCCGGACTCGGGATCGACGACTTCGACCGCGTCGTCGACCTCTGCGGGCGCTGCGACCGCCTCGGCCTCGACGTGATCGGCGCGGGCAACGCGGTCGCGTGGGCGATCCGCGCCGGCGAGGCGGGCGTCGTCGACTGTCCGGTCTCGTTCGGCGACGCGGACGGCGCGGCGCGTCTGCTGGAGGCGATCGCGAACCGGGAGCCGCCGCCGGATCTCGACGTCGACCCGGACCTGCCGGACGCGCTCGCGGACGGGATCGACGCCGCGGCGGCCCGGTTCGGCGGCGAGGCGCTCGTCCCCACGCTCAAGTCGATGGCGCTGCCCGGCTTCGACCCGCGGGCGGCGGTCAGCGTCGCGCTCGCGTACGCGACGAGCGACCGCGGCGCGTGCCACCGCCGAGCGCGACCGCAGGACCGCGAACCGCTGGCCGGCCCGGACCGGTCCACGACCGACCGGGTCCGAGACGTGGTCGGCGAGCAGAACGCCCGCTCCGTGCTGTGGAGCCTTGTCGTCGACGACTTCGTCGGCGAGGCCGCCTGGTCGGACCTCGGCGCGGAGTGGCTCGCGGCGGTCGACCACCCGGCCGTCGCCGACGGCGAGCGCGCCGATCGCGACGGGCCGGGCGATCCGGTCTCCGCACTCGCGACGACCGGCGAGCGGATCTGGACGCTCACTCGCCTGTTCAACGCCCGCGAGGGATTCGACCGGGCGGACGACGCGCTCCCGGAGCCGCTCCGCTCCGACGCGGACGACGGGACGCCGGGGGTCGACGCCGAGGCGTTCGACCGCCTGTTGGACCGGTACTACGCCGCGCGCGGCTGGGGCGACCGCGGCCACCCGACGCCCCGAACGGTCGAACGGCTCGGTCTCGCGGGCGTCGTCGACGACGCGACCCCGCTGGACGAGCGCGCGCTCGACCCCGCCGCGGCGGCCGAGTCGGACGACTGA